The segment CCTGAACATGATCGGCGTCGGCCCGGTCGTGGCGCAATGGTTAGGACTGCTTTGATTGGGAATCGGTGAGCTCTATGACGAAGGCGCTGTTCGAGGGCCTGGTGCTCGACGAAGCGGGTAACGCGCTGCCGGTCGCCTACGTCGGCCAAGACCCGACCTACGTGCTGGTCGAGGACGGCTTCAAGTATCACGTAGACGCGCGCAAGGTGGACGAGCAGGTGTTGAGCATGTTTCGCGAGCATGTGCAGCAGAACGAGGCATTAGTCAGCGAAGGGGTGCTGCGCATGCTGGGCAAAGACGACTTGTTCACCAAGGTCGCGGTGGATCGGCAGATTCGCAATCTGGATCAACACTTCGCCCAGTTGTTCGAGGTGGGCATCCCAGAACAAGCGCGCCAATACCTCGGCATGCTCGGCTTCGGCATCGTCATCAACCGGCACGGCGAAGTGGTGGACTTGAAGATGCCGAGCGTGCCGCTTGACGAAGCGGGCCTCTCGTGACTCGTGAGGTTGGGTTAGATCGCTCTTCCGACGCGCGGCAGTGCACCCGATAGCCGCGCAGCGCAGGCTTCAGCTTGCGCCTACTCTCCTCTGCTACGGGACGCGGCAGCGCCGTGCTCAAAGGTGCGAGATGGACAGCCGGCGCAGCCGCGCGCGCTTCTTGGATTGATGCGCCTCCATGCGCTCCAGCACGCCGTTGAGGAAGCGCACGGCCTCGACGATGTACGGCCCTTTGTTCAGCATCACGCACTCCGCCCGGCCGCTCATCACCGCATCCGACACCTCGGCCCGCGACGGCGCGCCGAACTTGGCCATGCTCTCCAGCACCTGGGTCGCCCAGATCACCGGCACGTGCGCCGCCTCGCACAGCCAAAGGATTTCCTCCTGCACTTCGGCCAACCGCTCGAAGCCGACCTCGACCGCCAGGTCGCCGCGCGCCACCATCACGCCGACCGGCGGCAGTTGCATGCCGGCCAGCAACAAATGCGGCAGGTTCTCGAATGCGGCGCGCGTCTCGATCTTCAGGATCACGCCCACGTCGCGCACTTTCAGGCGATTCATCTCCTCGCGGAGCGCCCAGACATCCTCCGGAGTGCGCACGAACGACAGGCCGATCATGTCCACGCGCGACGCCATGACGGCGAGGTCATCCAGGTCCTTCGGGGTGAGCGAAGGGATACTCAGCTTGACGCCGGGCAGGTTGATGCCTTTCTCCGCGCCGAGTTTCGCGCCGGCAGCCGGATTCGTGTGGGTGATCTCCACCAGCATGCGCGCGCCGCCGTTCTCCAACACGCGCCCGCAGATTTTGCCGTCGTCGAACCAAATGTGTTCCCCCGGCTTGATGGCTGCAAACGACTCCCCCAACATACACGAGATCTGCGCCGGACGCACGACCTCGCCCTGCGGGTTCAACACGGCCGGGCTGCCCGGCACATTGTCGTTAGTCACAATGAGCTTGTCGCCAGGGCGAATCAGAATTGGCTCGACCACTGCCGGAAGTTCGCCGATGCGCCCTTCGGCGACAAAGACCTTCTTGCGCAGCAGGCGCACGGCCATGCCGGTCTCAAGGTAAACCGTCTTGTCGCATTCGGCCAGCAACGACGCGCCGTTTTTAGCGACGACCTTCAACTCGCGCGATTTGCCGCGCGTATCGGTCAGCGCAATCACGTCGCCGCGGCGCGCCTGGGGGAGCAGGTCGCCGCTCAGGGGCACGGTAGGTGCGTCTCCCCAAGATGCGGCCGCCTCTCCTTCCGGCGTGAACCACGCGCGCGCCGGCCTCAAGACGCAGCCTCTCAGGTCACGCTCCGGCCTGAGTTTGATCACCCGGGCGGCGGTGGCCAGCGGCCCCGTGCGCAGCTTCGGCCCGGCCAGATCGGCGTACACTTTGCACGTCCGGCCCAGCTCGCGCTCGGCGCGACGCAGATTCTCGATCATCTCTAGCCAGGTCTCGGCGTCATCGTGCGCGCAGTTGATGCGCATCACGTCCATGCCGGAGGCGAGCAGGTGACGGACCAGATCTGGGTTGCCGGCTGCCTCGGTGGGCATAGTCACCATGATGCGCACAGCGCGTTTGCTGGACCCAGGACCGAACAAGCGGTGCGTGTGCTCCTGGAGCAGCGTGCGGCCCAGTTTGAAATCCACCGCCGTAACCGGCTCGAGTTGAGGCTCCCGACCGACGAGACGATGCAGCGCGATCAACACGGCATCCAGCGTATGCAGGGTGTGCGCCTCAGAACGACCGAGCGAGCTGAGGCCGAGTGCGGCGAGCTCGTCTTGTAAGTCGCGCACATCCACCTGGCGCAGCGCGAGGTAATGGAGCAAGTTGCGCGCGCTCTCGCGATACCCCGGCGCAGCCTGATTCACGGCGTCCTGATATTGCTGCTCGAGTGCCAACGCCCGGCGTCGCAGCTCCATGAGCGGCACGATCAGCCGTTCTGGCGACGGGTTCATCTGAGCGGCATTCTAGCCGGCTGTGATAAAAGCGTGTTAAAGCGGGCGACGCTTTACGACCGGGGTGACCCATGCAAGATGGCTACGAACGTCAGCGCGTCTTCCAAGGCGCAGATCGCGTGCGATTCGTTCGGATTGATCACCAGCATCGCCCCAGGACCGAGGCCGAGGCGATGTACGTGGTGCTGAGCGGCCGCGTCAAGATCGTCCGCACGGCGGCGAACGGGCGCGAGCAGGTGCTGCACATCGCCGGCCCCGGCGATCACATCAACCTGGTGCCGATCCTCGACGGCGGGCCGAACCCGGCCACCGTACAAGCGCTGACCGACGCTGTGTTGGCTGCGGTGCCCTGCGAGCCGCTGCGTCAGCTCATGATGCGCAAGCCGGAATTCACGATGGCGCTGCTGAAGGACCTGGCTCGGCGGCAGCGTCACCTGGTGGCGCTGGTGGATGAGCTGGCGTTGCACTGTGTGCAAGGCCGGCTGGCCCGCCTGCTGCTTTCTCGCGCCGAGGCTGCCGAACGCGGCGAAGCCGTGCCGCCGCTCACGCAGGCCGAGATGGCCAGCCAGATCGGCACCGTGCGCGAGATGGTCAGCCGCACGCTTCGCAACTTCGAGGAACTCGGCCTGATCGCCACCGAGCGCGGCGTCATCATGATCAAAGATCGCGTGGGATTGGAGAAGAAGGCGGAGGAGTAGTAACCGTCACCCACCGCGTTTGTTTTGGATCGCCCGCTCGTAGGCGCGCACATATTGCTCAGCGCTGCGCTCCCACGAGAAATCCTGCGCCATTGCGGCGCGGATCATCTTCTGCATGTGCTGCGGCCGGTCATAGTAGGTGCTGACGGCCCAGCCGACGGTGTAGTAGATGGCATGCGCGCTGGGTTCATAGAACTTGAAGCCGGTGCCGTCGCCGGTCGCCTCGTCGTATTGTTGCACGGTGTCGTCCAGCCCGCCGGTGGCGCGCACGATCGGCAGCGTGCCGTAACGCAGTGAATACATCTGGTTCAGGCCGCACGGCTCGAACAGCGACGGCATGAGGAAGAAGTCCGAGCCGGCTTCGATCCAGTGCGCCAGTTCATCGCTGTAGCCGATGTAGCTACCGATGCGGCCAGGGTAACGCGCCGGCAGCTCGCCGAAGTAATGCTCCAGCGCCTTCTCACCGCTGCCGAGGATGGCGAATTGGGCGCGCATGTTGGCCACAATGGCCTCGATGCACTGCGCCAGCAAGTGCAACCCTTTTTGCTCCACCATGCGACTCACTATGCCGATCACCGGCGTATCGGGCGAGACCGTGAGATCCATCCGGCGTTGCAGCGCGCGCTTGCAGATCGCCTTGCCGCTTCGGTCGTCACATGTGTAGCGCGCCGGAATGAGCGGATCGGTCTCTGGATTCCACAGCGCGTAGTCGCAGCCGTTCAATATGCCAATGTAGTTCTCGCCTTTGGCGTTGAGATACGGGGCCATGCCGTAGCCTAGCTCCGGCGTGCGCGTCTCGCGGGCGTAGGTCGGGCTAACGGTGTTGACCATGTCTGCATAGACGATGCCGCCTTTGAGGAAGTTGATCGCGCCGTGATCCTCGAACTTGTCCGGCGTGAAGTTGCCCCACTGCAAGCCGAGGTAATCCATGTGATACGCCGGATAGCGGCCCTGGTAGGCGATGTTGTGGATGGTGAGCAGGCTGGCCGCGCTGCCGAGGAGCGGATCGTTCCAGTGCCAGATCTTCAAGTAGGCCGGCGCCAGCGCGGTGTGCCAATCGTGTGCGTGCACTACGTCGGGCTTGAAGCCGATGTCCTTGCATAGCTGTAAGCCGGCGCGCGTGAGAAAGCCGAACCGGCGCGGGTTGTCCTGGTAATCATTGAAGTCGGCGTCGTGATACAGCCCCCAGCGGTCGAAGAACTTCTGGCTCTCGATGAAGTAGACCGGTGCGCCGCCGTTCGACGCCGTGTGCACGGCGCACCACTCCTGGGCGTTGCCCATCCACACGCCCATCGGCCCGTGGAACCAGCGCAGGCCGTAGCGGTCGCCGTCTATGGACGAATAGCGCGGCATCACGACGACCACTTCGTGACCCATCGCCCGCAAGTATCGGGGCAGCGCGCCGACGACATCGGCCAGGCCGCCCGTCTTGGCGTAGGGCGCGCATTCGGCAGCGATAAAGAGGATGTTCATGGCGGGCGCGGATCTACAGACCGTCGCGTCACCCACCTGAGCTGCGTTCGGCCGCCGATGATGGGGGCGGCTGCAACAGCTCCAGCGTAATGCCGTTGCAGTCCAAGAAGTAGATCGCGTAGCCGCCCTTATTCACGCCGTGCTCGATGGCCACGGGCTTATCAGCTTTGAAGCGCACCCCGAGCGCCTTCATCCGTTCAAACTCTTTGTGAATGTCGTCCACGATAAACGCCCAATGGCCGCTGCCGGTGTGATTGGTCGAAAGATCAAGATCATCACGCCCGTGCGGATAAACGTACTCCACTAACTCAATGTGGTGGTTGGCGCGCTCGGCCAGCGGCTGACCCGGCACGCGCAACTGGGCGACCTTCAAATGTGCGCCCGGGAAAGACACCAGCCTAGCGGTGTATTCGTTGTGCTGCTCCTGGCCGCGAAAGTATTCCAATCCCAACACTTCGGTGTACCACTTGACCGACTCTTCCAGATTTCTAACGGTGAACGAGACGTGGAAGATCCCCTGAATCATGGCTTCAACTGAAAGACACAGCTTATCCCTTCATGAGCTTTAACGCGCCGCGCGCGATAGCGTCTGGTTGCGGCAGCACGACGTCCTCAAGCGTTTTGGCGACGGGGATCGGCACATCCAGGCCGGCCACGCGCATGATCGGCGCGTCAAGTTCGTCGAACGCCGTCTCCATCACACGCATCGCAATCTCTGCGCCGACGCCGCATGAGGCATGCGATTCGTG is part of the Candidatus Roseilinea sp. genome and harbors:
- a CDS encoding pyruvate kinase, whose translation is MNPSPERLIVPLMELRRRALALEQQYQDAVNQAAPGYRESARNLLHYLALRQVDVRDLQDELAALGLSSLGRSEAHTLHTLDAVLIALHRLVGREPQLEPVTAVDFKLGRTLLQEHTHRLFGPGSSKRAVRIMVTMPTEAAGNPDLVRHLLASGMDVMRINCAHDDAETWLEMIENLRRAERELGRTCKVYADLAGPKLRTGPLATAARVIKLRPERDLRGCVLRPARAWFTPEGEAAASWGDAPTVPLSGDLLPQARRGDVIALTDTRGKSRELKVVAKNGASLLAECDKTVYLETGMAVRLLRKKVFVAEGRIGELPAVVEPILIRPGDKLIVTNDNVPGSPAVLNPQGEVVRPAQISCMLGESFAAIKPGEHIWFDDGKICGRVLENGGARMLVEITHTNPAAGAKLGAEKGINLPGVKLSIPSLTPKDLDDLAVMASRVDMIGLSFVRTPEDVWALREEMNRLKVRDVGVILKIETRAAFENLPHLLLAGMQLPPVGVMVARGDLAVEVGFERLAEVQEEILWLCEAAHVPVIWATQVLESMAKFGAPSRAEVSDAVMSGRAECVMLNKGPYIVEAVRFLNGVLERMEAHQSKKRARLRRLSISHL
- a CDS encoding Crp/Fnr family transcriptional regulator, translated to MQDGYERQRVFQGADRVRFVRIDHQHRPRTEAEAMYVVLSGRVKIVRTAANGREQVLHIAGPGDHINLVPILDGGPNPATVQALTDAVLAAVPCEPLRQLMMRKPEFTMALLKDLARRQRHLVALVDELALHCVQGRLARLLLSRAEAAERGEAVPPLTQAEMASQIGTVREMVSRTLRNFEELGLIATERGVIMIKDRVGLEKKAEE
- the glgA1 gene encoding glycogen synthase 1, with the translated sequence MNILFIAAECAPYAKTGGLADVVGALPRYLRAMGHEVVVVMPRYSSIDGDRYGLRWFHGPMGVWMGNAQEWCAVHTASNGGAPVYFIESQKFFDRWGLYHDADFNDYQDNPRRFGFLTRAGLQLCKDIGFKPDVVHAHDWHTALAPAYLKIWHWNDPLLGSAASLLTIHNIAYQGRYPAYHMDYLGLQWGNFTPDKFEDHGAINFLKGGIVYADMVNTVSPTYARETRTPELGYGMAPYLNAKGENYIGILNGCDYALWNPETDPLIPARYTCDDRSGKAICKRALQRRMDLTVSPDTPVIGIVSRMVEQKGLHLLAQCIEAIVANMRAQFAILGSGEKALEHYFGELPARYPGRIGSYIGYSDELAHWIEAGSDFFLMPSLFEPCGLNQMYSLRYGTLPIVRATGGLDDTVQQYDEATGDGTGFKFYEPSAHAIYYTVGWAVSTYYDRPQHMQKMIRAAMAQDFSWERSAEQYVRAYERAIQNKRGG